The Qingshengfaniella alkalisoli sequence TGATCAATGGTCAGTTCGCTCGCCTCAGCGTACAGCGCCACCTCAATGCCGCGCACGATCAACTCGATCGCCCGCCCGAACCGGTAGCGGGCACCATGAAACACCCGACCCACCAGATCGGCCTCGATCGGGGCGCCGAGGTTGGCCCGACGACAGTAGTCATCGATGATCTGGCGGAAGAGGTCGCCCTGCAGCTCGGGAACGAGCGCGGGAAAGGCGACCGTCGAAAACCGCCGTTGGACCTGCGGATCCGTCCGGATGACCTGTGCAAGCTCCTCCGTGCCTGAGAGAATAACGATTACGGAATCGTCGCCCTGCATCAGCGCCTTTAACGCTCGCAGAATGAGCTTGCGGTCGGCACAGAAAAGATCGTGTGCCTCGTCGATCCACAGGACGACAGTTCCGGTGGTGGACATGCGCGCGCGAAGCATCTGCACGAGCGACCAGACCTGGCGGTTCGAGGACACCTCCGGATACCCGCTCTTTTCCAGCATTTCCAGGACCATGCTTTTGAGGGTCGCCGGGCTTGGAACGGAGCATTCCAGAAACCGACGGCGACCGAGTTCGCCCTCGGCCAGTACCGGAAACTTCATCAGGGCCCGGTGGACGAGGTGGGACTTGCCGCTGCCGGCGCCTCCCACCACCATGATGCCGCGCGTCTCATTGGTCCGGGTGAAGCGGATCGGCTCGGCACAAAGCTCGCCGGCCTCATCCCGTTTCAGCAGACGTGCGAGCTGGTCGGTGATCTGTGCATCCATGTCGGAGCCGATGTGAAGGCTCCGAAGGTGCTCGAGGATGCGCGCCGTTTGTGCGTGTTGCGACATGATCAGTCCTCCTCCACATTCAGGGTTGCCGTAGGATTGGCCGCGTCGTTCTCATGTTTGCCGGTGTGACGCGGGGCCTTGGGCGATGCATCAGAGGGCTCCACGTGGTCGGGAACGGCACGTCCAAGCTCATTGTCATTCTGGGGGGTGGAGGCGCGCTCGCGGAATTCAACACCAGCGAGGACGTTCTTCTCGGCACGAGCGAAGGCCTCTTCAGACCAGTCTTCAAGGTTCAGGCTCGCAGCGGCCATGGCGGCCTCGTTGCGTGCTGCGATCGCCTTAATGGCTTGACGCACTGCGACAAGATCCAGACGATTGGACGTGGGGTTGGCGGCTTTAATCCTACGGGTCGCCGTGAGCCAGGTTTGTGCCGAGACACCCTCAAGGCTGGCATCCACGGAAGGCACCTCGTACCACTGATCCCCCAGCTGAACCGACACCGCGCTGATATCCTTGGGATGCCAGCGTACATTGACGGTGCAGCTGTCCTGACGGCGCAGCCAGTTCGCCAGAAGCTCGG is a genomic window containing:
- a CDS encoding TniB family NTP-binding protein, whose amino-acid sequence is MSQHAQTARILEHLRSLHIGSDMDAQITDQLARLLKRDEAGELCAEPIRFTRTNETRGIMVVGGAGSGKSHLVHRALMKFPVLAEGELGRRRFLECSVPSPATLKSMVLEMLEKSGYPEVSSNRQVWSLVQMLRARMSTTGTVVLWIDEAHDLFCADRKLILRALKALMQGDDSVIVILSGTEELAQVIRTDPQVQRRFSTVAFPALVPELQGDLFRQIIDDYCRRANLGAPIEADLVGRVFHGARYRFGRAIELIVRGIEVALYAEASELTIDHFARAWAMHEGCSPDQNVFYAEQYQLLRLDQDLEDAQPVRKRRRG
- a CDS encoding Mu transposase C-terminal domain-containing protein, which gives rise to MPPPDMHTARTVFGQHKTATLDKTGITILKVRYHSELLANWLRRQDSCTVNVRWHPKDISAVSVQLGDQWYEVPSVDASLEGVSAQTWLTATRRIKAANPTSNRLDLVAVRQAIKAIAARNEAAMAAASLNLEDWSEEAFARAEKNVLAGVEFRERASTPQNDNELGRAVPDHVEPSDASPKAPRHTGKHENDAANPTATLNVEED